AGATTAATGAGACGGTCTAAAAAAGCGTACATTCGATCGCCGCGCAATGTCACCATGACACCCACGGGCATTCCTTCGCGAATTTTGAAGCCAGCGATCGCTTTTTTAGCTCTAGTCACTACCGGTTGTTGTCCGGTGATGGTGGACAGTTCTTCCTTGGAAGACTCCAAAGCTTTGGCATTTTGTGAAGCTTCCCCAAGACCGCGGTTAACAGTAATTTTGATAACTTTAGGTACTTGGTGGATATTGGTATAACCAAATTGTTCTTTCAGTTTCGGAACAATGGTTTCTTGATAGGTGGTTTTTAGTCTTTGGCTCATAGTTTTGCTGCTTACTTTTCCTGGGCTTGGTCAGGAACTAGAATTGATGGGAAACTAATCGATAATTTCGCCAGTTTTCTTCAGTATCCGCACTTTCCGACCGTCTTCGGTAAAGGTATAACCCACCCGACTGGCGATTTTTTTCTTCTCGGAATAGAGCATCACTTTGGAACTGTGAATCGGTGCTTCGTAGGTAACGATTTGACCCGATTCCCCTTCCTGTTGGGGTTTAGTATGTTTGGTGCGGATATTAACTCCCTTGACCACCACGGTGCTTTCTTGGGGTAGGGCCCGTAAAATTTCGCCCACTTTGCCCTTATCGGAACCAGCGATTACCTGAACCACATCCCCTTTTTTAACGTGCATTTTTTGCCTTTGGGGCGGGGTTTGAATGTTTTTCTTACTCATTTTTTTTGACCTCAAAGTGTGAAAAGTTTTAGACTAGCCATCAGCCAATTGCCTTGGTTCTTTTCACTTTGATCAGAGAACTTCTGGGGCTAAGGAAACAATTTTGGTGTAATTTTTATCGCGCAATTCCCGAGCGACCGGACCAAAAACCCGCGTACCTTTGGGATTACCGTCATTATTAATAATCACGGCGGCGTTATCATCAAAACGGATGCTCATACCGCTATCGCGACGGACAGTTTGACGGGTCCGCACGATCACCGCAGTGACCACATCGGATTTTTTCACGGGCATATTGGGGATAGCGTCCTTAACCACGGCGATAATTTTGTCACCGATGCCACCGTAGGTACAGTTACCTGTTCCCAGAACCCGCAGACACATCAGTTTCCGCGCCCCGCTATTGTCAGCGACATTTAAGTAGGTTTGTTGTTGAATCACGGTTTTTACCTAGGTGAAATTTAATTATCGGTTAATATTTCCGCCACTTG
This portion of the Microcystis aeruginosa NIES-2549 genome encodes:
- the rplE gene encoding 50S ribosomal protein L5, whose protein sequence is MSQRLKTTYQETIVPKLKEQFGYTNIHQVPKVIKITVNRGLGEASQNAKALESSKEELSTITGQQPVVTRAKKAIAGFKIREGMPVGVMVTLRGDRMYAFLDRLINLALPRIRDFRGISGNSFDGRGNYSLGIREQLIFPEIEYDKIDQIRGMDISIITTAKNDEEGRALLKEMGMPFR
- the rplX gene encoding 50S ribosomal protein L24, which encodes MSKKNIQTPPQRQKMHVKKGDVVQVIAGSDKGKVGEILRALPQESTVVVKGVNIRTKHTKPQQEGESGQIVTYEAPIHSSKVMLYSEKKKIASRVGYTFTEDGRKVRILKKTGEIID
- the rplN gene encoding 50S ribosomal protein L14, which produces MIQQQTYLNVADNSGARKLMCLRVLGTGNCTYGGIGDKIIAVVKDAIPNMPVKKSDVVTAVIVRTRQTVRRDSGMSIRFDDNAAVIINNDGNPKGTRVFGPVARELRDKNYTKIVSLAPEVL